In the Sulfobacillus thermosulfidooxidans DSM 9293 genome, AGCGAGATATAACATGCGGGAATGATCGGAACATAACGCATCCATCGACCACCCATGTTGCAACATTCAGTCTTTGAGAAACAAATCAACATCTGCCCGCGATGGAATTGTCACCGGAGGAAAATCGCACGGATGATCTTTATCGCGCGCGAAAAGAACCGTAACGGGATTTCCACCATGCCCGAATCTCCGCCGCCGTCAGTGCCCATCCATCATAGGGGAGCCGAGCAATAATCTCGGCTTTGAAGACCTGATGCGCCCGATCCGCAAGCTGACGATCCGCGAAGACCGCATGGAGCAACGCAAACGCTAAATCCGCTGGACCCGATCCCGCATATCCCCATTCAAAGCCCGTCGGACTGTGATAGCCGGTATTCGGCAGGTCGCCTACGGGCATCCCATTCGCTTCGATCAGCACCCGAACCCCCGAAGCATCCCGCAGGCCGCGATATGTCGTGGTGTCCATCGTTCTCCTCGCTTTCTCTCCCATCATCGGTCTGAGACCCCCTTTGCGTTATGCGAGGCAGTTCCTGACACAAGAAAGGGTTGTAATGCGTGGTAGACTTGATGCGATACATCAGCAGGAATACCTACCCATGTCCGCTGGAAAAAATCCCGCCACGTGCGCATGGCATATCGACGTTGTTTGTCCGGGGAGGCATGGGATAAGTCGTTCAGATTACTGAGACGGTCGGCCCACTTGACTAAATTGATCGGCGGGGCGGCGACTAATTGATCCCAATAAGCCTCGATCACCGATTGAGGCGGAACGCGGGGATAGCGCGCAGGATAAGCCACCCACGGTTTGGTGAGTTTTTGGACGTGGTGGAGAATCTCCGAACCAAATAATTGCTGGATTTGTTGCGCAATGACATCGGGATTGTCCCCGTCTTCCAGGGTATCGTGCAACCATCCGACAATGTGCAAATCTTTCCGATGCGGTTGCCACACCGATAACCAGTGCACAACCGTTTGAGGATGCTCAATGTAGGGAACCCCATGATCGCGGACTTGATGCCGATGCACCACTTCGGCCAGTCGTTGGGCTTGTCGCACCTGATCGTCGCTGAACATCGCACGTCTTCCCTTCCCGTATTCATGATGCTCTCCCGCTCAATCCGTCAGGATTCGGGGTGCAAGGTTCCTTCTTGCACCAACGGAGTCAAAGTCGGACAGGCATCGCAGATATTGTCAAAAGGGTGCGGGTGGAATGCATCGAGATTCGGTTCGGTGATGGTGAGACTGTCGTGGGGAATTGCCAGGCCACATTCGGTTCTTTTCTGTCCGGCGATCACGCTGTGCCACGTAAAAAAGATGCGGCCTTCCGGGATTCGCGCCAGGATGACCATGGATTCTACTCCCTTCTCAATCATCACGCCGTTTTGGACAAAATGCTGTGTACCCCGGAGTGGGATTCCCGCTCCGTGATGAAACGCGTTCACCTTATCAGAGGGTGCTAGAGTGGCTAGACCATCGTCCCCATTACAGGTGCTGCAACACCGGGGACTTACATCTCTGAAGGCGACTCCCCTGGGGAGATGCCGCCAAATCGACTTTTGAAGAGCCTGCGAGAAACACCCGCATCGGGCCTTTCATCGTGAGTACTGTGATAATCCTCAAAACGTTGAGAACATCGACCGTGAGCGTTCCGGATACGGGTCGGCTCCCAACAACCTTATCCGGATCGGCCAATCACAAAATTCTCGTGATTCGGATCATAGGCCGTCCCACACGTCACACACACAACATATTCCTGCGGATAGTGCGGAAAGGGCGGATCCCCCGGATCCCGCCAATCCAGACAAGCAAACCGCGTTTCCTGACAGGTCGGACAGCCCAAGGCCTCCGCGACGTGTTCATCATCACCATCTTCATAGTTATCGAAACATTTCATTGCTCGGACACCTCCCACGTCCTACGCCCCATGCACAGATGTTGTCGCTCCATCCATCCCCGAACTTCCCGATCCCACGCCGCAATGCCGTTAAACGGCACATAGACGCGGGGAATCGACGCGGGCCACAGCCCGTCCAGTTGTTCCCACACGCCGTGCTTGATGCTCGTCGTGACGACGCCAATGGCATCCACACGAGGTAAGGTGCCCCCGCGCCAGAGCCGATGGCCCGGCCAAAACCAGAGCGTGACGCCGACCCGTTGGGCCCAGTGCTGATACACCCGTTCCCGTTCTTCGGGCGGGCCAATAACGGCCCAGGTCATGCCCGCTAAGGCAGATGCGGCTCGATCCCGAGGACCATCCGGCGGGTTCGACGCGGGGACCGCCATTCCGTCCCGCGGCTCAGACGATCTCCGGTCCGGGGGTTGCATCCACCACGTCTCGTACCAGTGGGCTTGATCCGCCAGTTGCTGTTCGAGATCCTGGACCCGTTGACGCAAGCACGCGAGTTCGGCCTCCAGGGAGGCGGCATCGCCGCCGACGCCCGACACATCGTCCGGATCGGTCACGAGCGTGACCGGATCGGGCCATTCCGTTTGCACCCGAACCAGCGCAGCACGGATCTCCCGATCCCACTCATCACCCTGGTCCACCAGCCAGTGCGTGGCGGCATCCGTCGCCATGCGGCGATCCGGCAAATGCCACAAATACCAATAAATCATGGGCGACGACCAGTGATGATCCTCCCGCACGCGCTGACCCCATTGCACCCAATCCGATGGCGTCCAGAGCGGATGACCATCCGCGAGTTCGGCCATCAGCACGACGAACAGCCGATCCCAGATCTCCCGCCAGCGGGGGCGAAACATCTGCCGAATCACCCACCGCTGACGCCCCCGCACCGGACCTTTGGCGATCTTGGCGGGGATTGGCGTCGGTCCCCGGTGCCACAGCAGGCCGAGATCAGCGGGATTGGTGCCATAAACCGTCGCAATGACCGCATCCGCATACGCCACGTCGTCTTGCGTTAATCGCATTGGCATCCTGTGTCATCCCTCCCCATTCGTGATACCGTGCGGATCGGCTTCGTAGCGCAACACCTTGCGAATGCCCAAAATCCGCATCCAATGATAGAGGGCTTGCTTCTGCACACCGCAGAGGTCCGCCACGACCGTGACCGGCCGCCGATTGAGGTGATCTAGGAGCCACGTGCGTAACGCCGCATCGTCAGCTAACCCATACGTGCGTTTCACGGCTTCCATCTTGCCATAGGGCCGGGCCCGGCGCGCACACGGAATACTACAATACCGTTGCCAGTGCCCATGATCCCATCGGGCCACAAAAGGGCGGTGACAGTGTGCGCACGTCGCTGGGCGGGTTAGTGTGGAGGGCATGAGCATACCTCGCTTTCGCTAATCGTTTGCAGCAGGTGCATCGCGGTAAGGGAACACAAAAATCCCCCTCGGTCAGCAGCGTGGTCTGCTCCACCGAGGGGGATGCCGATTTTTTGCGGTTTTTGACACTCGCACGGGATCGGGGTCCGACATAATTTGGCTTGATGGATTGAGTAAACCACAGAGGAAACGGATTGTCAAGACGGGATGAACAAAATCAAGTGAAAATAGCTTTGTTAGCAGTGTAGCATTCGGGGTTTGCGTGACATTTTTTCCAAATACCCAAAACCCTTACCCCATAAGGCTTTGCGTCGCGCGAAAAAAATTTGTTAGCATGTAGCACTGTTAGCGCAGAAACATATACGCCTATAAGGAGGTAAAGGGGGGGGGNNNNNNNNNNNNNNNNNNNNNNNNNNNNNNNNNNNNNNNNNNNNNNNNNNNNNNNNNNNNNNNNNNNNNNNNNNNNNNNNNNNNNNNNNNNNNNNNNNNNATTTATAACCCCCCCCCCCCTCCCCCTCTTATATATATATATTTTTCGTGCTACATTGCTTACTTACTTACTTAACCCCCCCTCAACCCCACGTTTGATAAGGGTTTCGGCTGTTAGCACTTTTTTCAGCACGATTGCTAACAGCGCTAACAAAAATTCTCAAACGCTTACGTTATAAGGCTTAGAGGGTGTTAGCACACAACAAACCCCAAAATATCCCATTGGAACTAAATGTAAGTTTATCCCACTTTTTTCAAGTTTTTTCTGTTATTTTCCTTTTTGTGTTCCTGTATATGCCAAATTATCTAAGAAATACCATTCATGTTATGTCTTACTATTTAAGGGGATTTTCCTCTGTAATGGCTCTTTTTTCCTTTTTCCATGAATTTTTTACCCCCACCCCACCCCATCAGCAAACATATGTGTAGGGTTTTGAAATTGCTTACATTGCTAACACCCCACAGTGCAGTTTGAGGCATCTGGTTTGACGCTGCGGAGAAAACCCGTCGTTAGAGAACGCCCCTGAACGATCTAGAAACGGGGGATCACGGTGCGCATCGTGCCATCAGCTCTGGGATGACCATTCTTGACAGATCCCGTCCGTTTTGCTATCGTGAACGTACATTGAGATAGAACTCGACCGCACGATCTCTGTGACGTGCAAAAAATCGCAAAAAATCGGCATCCCCTCACAGAGGTGTCGAAAATCGCAAAAAAATGGCATCCCCCTCTCCCGTTGGACGGACAACGGGAGAGTTTTTTTGTCTTGATGAATGTTGAGGATCAGGCCCGAGGAAGACGGATGCGGGAAAGACGGCACAACACGCTCACGCGGCGGATCGGGGATCGATCCGCCGCGTGACGACTTGGGTTCCATATTTCGATTAGCATTCGATTGACGGACGATGACGGACACCCGCTCCGCCTCATCCTCAGCGTTCCATCCACCAGCATTCCATAAGGAGGCGTGATGCATCGTGCATCCCTTTGATGATACCCCAGATCACAATCTCATACAATCGTGGGTCGATCATTCCACGCCCCCCGGGGAGGCATCCTCCGCCCGACCGTCGGGGGATCTCGTGGCATCGTCCACTCCGCCGGATGCGGATCGTGATTCGTCTCCTCAGTCTGACATTCCCGATGCCGAATCCGACGCTCCTGATGCCAAATCCGATGCCCCTCGCGAGAACGTGGATGAGATTCCGACAGACGATCCGTGGGACGCTATTGAGTCGGGAAATGCCCCGTTATTTGACATTCCATCGGATGCGGCGTCCGATCCCCGTCCGACGCATCCCGCGACGCCCCCCGGGGCCGAAGATTGGACCCAAACGACCGATCCGACGGCCTGGATTACAGATCTGGCCGCCCGCATGCGCCCCCTCGTTCAAGCGCATGCCGTCCCGGAGGAATTGCTCGCGCCGGAGACGATGCAGCGGCTCGTGGTCTTAGCGCACGATCATCCCGACCATTGGGAATTGCTGAAACCGGTCTTGACGAAAGCGGTGCCTTGGCGCGTCTGGCGCCGAGCGTTTCAGCAGGCGATGCAAACCTTGACGCAACAATGGGACGAGGCGGAAACCCAATTGATCCTCGATCAATTGGGATGGGATCTTGCGCATGATGCGCTGACCACGTGGGAAACCTTAGCCGCCACGGTCGATCAGCTCGTCATCCGACGGGGTGTCGCCGTGCTCCATCATCGGCTGGTAAAAGCGGCGCTGGCGTTAGCGTGGCCGGCCTGGGCCGATTTACTCCAAGCCCAAGTGCAAAAATGGACGAACGGGCATTGGACCAAGGCGGAACGGGAAACGTGGATGCAGCAGATCCGCCGGCTCTCGCCGCATCATCCCGCCCG is a window encoding:
- a CDS encoding DUF6166 domain-containing protein, with amino-acid sequence MDTTTYRGLRDASGVRVLIEANGMPVGDLPNTGYHSPTGFEWGYAGSGPADLAFALLHAVFADRQLADRAHQVFKAEIIARLPYDGWALTAAEIRAWWKSRYGSFRAR
- a CDS encoding HD domain-containing protein codes for the protein MFSDDQVRQAQRLAEVVHRHQVRDHGVPYIEHPQTVVHWLSVWQPHRKDLHIVGWLHDTLEDGDNPDVIAQQIQQLFGSEILHHVQKLTKPWVAYPARYPRVPPQSVIEAYWDQLVAAPPINLVKWADRLSNLNDLSHASPDKQRRYAMRTWRDFFQRTWVGIPADVSHQVYHALQPFLVSGTASHNAKGVSDR